One part of the Anguilla anguilla isolate fAngAng1 chromosome 11, fAngAng1.pri, whole genome shotgun sequence genome encodes these proteins:
- the LOC118208353 gene encoding uncharacterized protein LOC118208353 isoform X2: MTTHKSINILCKVKVKGLCLVLLCLHLTVADVPGPCRYSVRKDHLDTVRRLAENQLKNGCSITYTFTEQGNLSDTCYIKAAFPQILELIDTHFRFARSSDNGRYVEAMKALMHNMYSQKCIPPINVELEDDPAKFSKTHRGSPREALNKVLEVFSLYLELMSTRNIPVDWSCEEEYAKDELQFTTPLSQTTGAAECRCFNPTVDYGDSHLVSMTDSSLPSQTPEIPSFSSEAPGWDPLLQGTLEPMAVHWEMGSTSFKMAHGTDSGNRQKGGVFIPSAELPLLTAVGAKHSTGLSSTSSFKMMAFPPMKETRPFGTESDTSSVFSEAIHYRSQEGTSVMELSVSTTDLGEQSMSTASGISRDPARSTSRTNNVVTDLPVSHASFGPRIATIPSQVFVGNPSTPVPLQEFQVEGTPRRPRANAPVLLAKRSVKPRQDRSRADLSTNPAYPQRATTSTSQLPPAISMMIAREKDTPKTWLSDDTGQLRGLPTPAVRPTSSPDPELEALFRKTANNDVVGSVPLGQDAGIHFRSGDPEGSHDSNTLAYIMAPVCGGLLFISAIYCLRRQKQCKKPVLAQAHSTEPSVGFMQHSLEPQDCHSMTAMTEIVVQ, translated from the exons ATGACAACACACAAATCAATCAACATTCTGTGCAAAGTCAAg gTTAAGGGCCTGTGTTTAGTtctcctctgtctccatctGACCGTGGCTGACGTCCCTGGTCCCTGCAGGTACTCAGTGAGGAAGGATCACCTGGACACAGTCAGGCGTCTG GCTGAGAACCAGTTGAAAAATGGATGTTCAATAACATATACATTTACTGAGCAGGGGAATCtg AGTGACACGTGTTACATCAAAGCTGCATTTCCCCAAATTCTAGAACTTATCGACACTCACTTCAGGTTTGCCAGGAGCTCAGACAATGGACGCTATGTAGAGGCCATGAAAGCGCTGATGCACAACATGTACTCACAAAAGTGCATCCCACCAATCAATGTGGAGCTTGAG GATGATCCAGCAAAGTTTTCCAAAACCCACAGAGGTTCACCCAGAGAAGCACTGAACAAAGTTCTGGAGGTCTTCTCACTCTACCTGGAGCTAATGTCCACTAGAAACATACCAGTGGACTGGAGCTGTGAGGAAGAGTATGCTAAGGATGAACTCCAATTCACCACACCCCTCTCCCAGACCACAG GTGCTGCTGAGTGCCGATGCTTTAATCCCACTGTGGATTATGGGGACTCTCATCTGGTGTCTATGACAGACTCCAGCCTTCCCTCACAAACCCCTGAAATCCCATCCTTTTCCTCTGAGGCTCCTGGATGGGACCCACTGTTGCAGGGGACCCTTGAACCCATGGCTGTCCACTGGGAAATGGGGAGTACCAGCTTCAAAATGGCCCATGGTACAGACTCAGGAAACAGGCAGAAGGGTGGGGTCTTTATTCCATCTGCCGAGTTGCCGTTGCTCACAGCTGTTGGTGCTAAGCATTCAACTGGGCTTAGCTCCACATCCTCTTTTAAAATGATGGCATTTCCCCCTATGAAGGAGACCCGACCATTTGGCACTGAATCTGACACTAGCTCTGTCTTTTCTGAAGCCATACACTACAGGTCACAGGAAGGCACTAGTGTTATGGAATTATCTGTCAGCACTACTGATTTGGGGGAGCAGTCCATGAGTACAGCATCGGGCATTTCTAGGGATCCTGCCCGAAGTACTAGTAGAACAAACAATGTGGTGACAGATTTGCCTGTAAGCCACGCATCCTTTGGGCCAAGGATCGCCACCATCCCCTCACAGGTGTTTGTAGGCAATCCGTCCACACCTGTCCCGCTGCAGGAGTTTCAGGTGGAGGGGACCCCCAGGAGGCCGCGGGCTAATGCACCGGTCCTGCTGGCCAAGCGATCAGTAAAACCCAGACAGGACAGGTCACGAGCGGATCTGTCGACCAACCCAGCCTATCCCCAGAGAGCAACTACTTCCACCTCTCAGCTACCGCCCGCCATTTCCATGATGATagccagagagaaagacactCCAAAGACTTGGTTGAGTGATGACACTGGGCAGTTGCGTGGTCTGCCCACACCTGCAGTTCGCCCAACCTCCTCGCCTGACCCGGAACTCGAGGCACTTTTCCGCAAGACCGCTAACAATGATGTAGTGGGCTCAG ttCCACTGGGACAAGATGCAGGGATACACTTCCGGAGCGGGGATCCTGAAGGGTCACATGACTCAAACACACTTGCCTATATAATGGCACCAGTGTGTGGAGGACTACTGTTCATATCTGCCATCTACTGTCTCAGACGACAGAag CAATGTAAAAAGCCTGTTCTGgcccaggcacacagcacagaacctTCA GTTGGCTTCATGCAGCACAGCCTAGAGCCGCAAGACTGTCACTCAATGACAGCCAT gactGAAATCGTCGTGCAGTAG
- the LOC118208353 gene encoding uncharacterized protein LOC118208353 isoform X1, translating into MTTHKSINILCKVKVKGLCLVLLCLHLTVADVPGPCRYSVRKDHLDTVRRLAENQLKNGCSITYTFTEQGNLSDTCYIKAAFPQILELIDTHFRFARSSDNGRYVEAMKALMHNMYSQKCIPPINVELEDDPAKFSKTHRGSPREALNKVLEVFSLYLELMSTRNIPVDWSCEEEYAKDELQFTTPLSQTTGAAECRCFNPTVDYGDSHLVSMTDSSLPSQTPEIPSFSSEAPGWDPLLQGTLEPMAVHWEMGSTSFKMAHGTDSGNRQKGGVFIPSAELPLLTAVGAKHSTGLSSTSSFKMMAFPPMKETRPFGTESDTSSVFSEAIHYRSQEGTSVMELSVSTTDLGEQSMSTASGISRDPARSTSRTNNVVTDLPVSHASFGPRIATIPSQVFVGNPSTPVPLQEFQVEGTPRRPRANAPVLLAKRSVKPRQDRSRADLSTNPAYPQRATTSTSQLPPAISMMIAREKDTPKTWLSDDTGQLRGLPTPAVRPTSSPDPELEALFRKTANNDVVGSAVPLGQDAGIHFRSGDPEGSHDSNTLAYIMAPVCGGLLFISAIYCLRRQKQCKKPVLAQAHSTEPSVGFMQHSLEPQDCHSMTAMTEIVVQ; encoded by the exons ATGACAACACACAAATCAATCAACATTCTGTGCAAAGTCAAg gTTAAGGGCCTGTGTTTAGTtctcctctgtctccatctGACCGTGGCTGACGTCCCTGGTCCCTGCAGGTACTCAGTGAGGAAGGATCACCTGGACACAGTCAGGCGTCTG GCTGAGAACCAGTTGAAAAATGGATGTTCAATAACATATACATTTACTGAGCAGGGGAATCtg AGTGACACGTGTTACATCAAAGCTGCATTTCCCCAAATTCTAGAACTTATCGACACTCACTTCAGGTTTGCCAGGAGCTCAGACAATGGACGCTATGTAGAGGCCATGAAAGCGCTGATGCACAACATGTACTCACAAAAGTGCATCCCACCAATCAATGTGGAGCTTGAG GATGATCCAGCAAAGTTTTCCAAAACCCACAGAGGTTCACCCAGAGAAGCACTGAACAAAGTTCTGGAGGTCTTCTCACTCTACCTGGAGCTAATGTCCACTAGAAACATACCAGTGGACTGGAGCTGTGAGGAAGAGTATGCTAAGGATGAACTCCAATTCACCACACCCCTCTCCCAGACCACAG GTGCTGCTGAGTGCCGATGCTTTAATCCCACTGTGGATTATGGGGACTCTCATCTGGTGTCTATGACAGACTCCAGCCTTCCCTCACAAACCCCTGAAATCCCATCCTTTTCCTCTGAGGCTCCTGGATGGGACCCACTGTTGCAGGGGACCCTTGAACCCATGGCTGTCCACTGGGAAATGGGGAGTACCAGCTTCAAAATGGCCCATGGTACAGACTCAGGAAACAGGCAGAAGGGTGGGGTCTTTATTCCATCTGCCGAGTTGCCGTTGCTCACAGCTGTTGGTGCTAAGCATTCAACTGGGCTTAGCTCCACATCCTCTTTTAAAATGATGGCATTTCCCCCTATGAAGGAGACCCGACCATTTGGCACTGAATCTGACACTAGCTCTGTCTTTTCTGAAGCCATACACTACAGGTCACAGGAAGGCACTAGTGTTATGGAATTATCTGTCAGCACTACTGATTTGGGGGAGCAGTCCATGAGTACAGCATCGGGCATTTCTAGGGATCCTGCCCGAAGTACTAGTAGAACAAACAATGTGGTGACAGATTTGCCTGTAAGCCACGCATCCTTTGGGCCAAGGATCGCCACCATCCCCTCACAGGTGTTTGTAGGCAATCCGTCCACACCTGTCCCGCTGCAGGAGTTTCAGGTGGAGGGGACCCCCAGGAGGCCGCGGGCTAATGCACCGGTCCTGCTGGCCAAGCGATCAGTAAAACCCAGACAGGACAGGTCACGAGCGGATCTGTCGACCAACCCAGCCTATCCCCAGAGAGCAACTACTTCCACCTCTCAGCTACCGCCCGCCATTTCCATGATGATagccagagagaaagacactCCAAAGACTTGGTTGAGTGATGACACTGGGCAGTTGCGTGGTCTGCCCACACCTGCAGTTCGCCCAACCTCCTCGCCTGACCCGGAACTCGAGGCACTTTTCCGCAAGACCGCTAACAATGATGTAGTGGGCTCAG cagttCCACTGGGACAAGATGCAGGGATACACTTCCGGAGCGGGGATCCTGAAGGGTCACATGACTCAAACACACTTGCCTATATAATGGCACCAGTGTGTGGAGGACTACTGTTCATATCTGCCATCTACTGTCTCAGACGACAGAag CAATGTAAAAAGCCTGTTCTGgcccaggcacacagcacagaacctTCA GTTGGCTTCATGCAGCACAGCCTAGAGCCGCAAGACTGTCACTCAATGACAGCCAT gactGAAATCGTCGTGCAGTAG
- the LOC118208353 gene encoding uncharacterized protein LOC118208353 isoform X3, with amino-acid sequence MTTHKSINILCKVKVKGLCLVLLCLHLTVADVPGPCRYSVRKDHLDTVRRLAENQLKNGCSITYTFTEQGNLSDTCYIKAAFPQILELIDTHFRFARSSDNGRYVEAMKALMHNMYSQKCIPPINVELEDDPAKFSKTHRGSPREALNKVLEVFSLYLELMSTRNIPVDWSCEEEYAKDELQFTTPLSQTTGAAECRCFNPTVDYGDSHLVSMTDSSLPSQTPEIPSFSSEAPGWDPLLQGTLEPMAVHWEMGSTSFKMAHGTDSGNRQKGGVFIPSAELPLLTAVGAKHSTGLSSTSSFKMMAFPPMKETRPFGTESDTSSVFSEAIHYRSQEGTSVMELSVSTTDLGEQSMSTASGISRDPARSTSRTNNVVTDLPVSHASFGPRIATIPSQVFVGNPSTPVPLQEFQVEGTPRRPRANAPVLLAKRSVKPRQDRSRADLSTNPAYPQRATTSTSQLPPAISMMIAREKDTPKTWLSDDTGQLRGLPTPAVRPTSSPDPELEALFRKTANNDVVGSAVPLGQDAGIHFRSGDPEGSHDSNTLAYIMAPVCGGLLFISAIYCLRRQKVGFMQHSLEPQDCHSMTAMTEIVVQ; translated from the exons ATGACAACACACAAATCAATCAACATTCTGTGCAAAGTCAAg gTTAAGGGCCTGTGTTTAGTtctcctctgtctccatctGACCGTGGCTGACGTCCCTGGTCCCTGCAGGTACTCAGTGAGGAAGGATCACCTGGACACAGTCAGGCGTCTG GCTGAGAACCAGTTGAAAAATGGATGTTCAATAACATATACATTTACTGAGCAGGGGAATCtg AGTGACACGTGTTACATCAAAGCTGCATTTCCCCAAATTCTAGAACTTATCGACACTCACTTCAGGTTTGCCAGGAGCTCAGACAATGGACGCTATGTAGAGGCCATGAAAGCGCTGATGCACAACATGTACTCACAAAAGTGCATCCCACCAATCAATGTGGAGCTTGAG GATGATCCAGCAAAGTTTTCCAAAACCCACAGAGGTTCACCCAGAGAAGCACTGAACAAAGTTCTGGAGGTCTTCTCACTCTACCTGGAGCTAATGTCCACTAGAAACATACCAGTGGACTGGAGCTGTGAGGAAGAGTATGCTAAGGATGAACTCCAATTCACCACACCCCTCTCCCAGACCACAG GTGCTGCTGAGTGCCGATGCTTTAATCCCACTGTGGATTATGGGGACTCTCATCTGGTGTCTATGACAGACTCCAGCCTTCCCTCACAAACCCCTGAAATCCCATCCTTTTCCTCTGAGGCTCCTGGATGGGACCCACTGTTGCAGGGGACCCTTGAACCCATGGCTGTCCACTGGGAAATGGGGAGTACCAGCTTCAAAATGGCCCATGGTACAGACTCAGGAAACAGGCAGAAGGGTGGGGTCTTTATTCCATCTGCCGAGTTGCCGTTGCTCACAGCTGTTGGTGCTAAGCATTCAACTGGGCTTAGCTCCACATCCTCTTTTAAAATGATGGCATTTCCCCCTATGAAGGAGACCCGACCATTTGGCACTGAATCTGACACTAGCTCTGTCTTTTCTGAAGCCATACACTACAGGTCACAGGAAGGCACTAGTGTTATGGAATTATCTGTCAGCACTACTGATTTGGGGGAGCAGTCCATGAGTACAGCATCGGGCATTTCTAGGGATCCTGCCCGAAGTACTAGTAGAACAAACAATGTGGTGACAGATTTGCCTGTAAGCCACGCATCCTTTGGGCCAAGGATCGCCACCATCCCCTCACAGGTGTTTGTAGGCAATCCGTCCACACCTGTCCCGCTGCAGGAGTTTCAGGTGGAGGGGACCCCCAGGAGGCCGCGGGCTAATGCACCGGTCCTGCTGGCCAAGCGATCAGTAAAACCCAGACAGGACAGGTCACGAGCGGATCTGTCGACCAACCCAGCCTATCCCCAGAGAGCAACTACTTCCACCTCTCAGCTACCGCCCGCCATTTCCATGATGATagccagagagaaagacactCCAAAGACTTGGTTGAGTGATGACACTGGGCAGTTGCGTGGTCTGCCCACACCTGCAGTTCGCCCAACCTCCTCGCCTGACCCGGAACTCGAGGCACTTTTCCGCAAGACCGCTAACAATGATGTAGTGGGCTCAG cagttCCACTGGGACAAGATGCAGGGATACACTTCCGGAGCGGGGATCCTGAAGGGTCACATGACTCAAACACACTTGCCTATATAATGGCACCAGTGTGTGGAGGACTACTGTTCATATCTGCCATCTACTGTCTCAGACGACAGAag GTTGGCTTCATGCAGCACAGCCTAGAGCCGCAAGACTGTCACTCAATGACAGCCAT gactGAAATCGTCGTGCAGTAG
- the LOC118208353 gene encoding uncharacterized protein LOC118208353 isoform X4 yields the protein MKALMHNMYSQKCIPPINVELEDDPAKFSKTHRGSPREALNKVLEVFSLYLELMSTRNIPVDWSCEEEYAKDELQFTTPLSQTTGAAECRCFNPTVDYGDSHLVSMTDSSLPSQTPEIPSFSSEAPGWDPLLQGTLEPMAVHWEMGSTSFKMAHGTDSGNRQKGGVFIPSAELPLLTAVGAKHSTGLSSTSSFKMMAFPPMKETRPFGTESDTSSVFSEAIHYRSQEGTSVMELSVSTTDLGEQSMSTASGISRDPARSTSRTNNVVTDLPVSHASFGPRIATIPSQVFVGNPSTPVPLQEFQVEGTPRRPRANAPVLLAKRSVKPRQDRSRADLSTNPAYPQRATTSTSQLPPAISMMIAREKDTPKTWLSDDTGQLRGLPTPAVRPTSSPDPELEALFRKTANNDVVGSAVPLGQDAGIHFRSGDPEGSHDSNTLAYIMAPVCGGLLFISAIYCLRRQKQCKKPVLAQAHSTEPSVGFMQHSLEPQDCHSMTAMTEIVVQ from the exons ATGAAAGCGCTGATGCACAACATGTACTCACAAAAGTGCATCCCACCAATCAATGTGGAGCTTGAG GATGATCCAGCAAAGTTTTCCAAAACCCACAGAGGTTCACCCAGAGAAGCACTGAACAAAGTTCTGGAGGTCTTCTCACTCTACCTGGAGCTAATGTCCACTAGAAACATACCAGTGGACTGGAGCTGTGAGGAAGAGTATGCTAAGGATGAACTCCAATTCACCACACCCCTCTCCCAGACCACAG GTGCTGCTGAGTGCCGATGCTTTAATCCCACTGTGGATTATGGGGACTCTCATCTGGTGTCTATGACAGACTCCAGCCTTCCCTCACAAACCCCTGAAATCCCATCCTTTTCCTCTGAGGCTCCTGGATGGGACCCACTGTTGCAGGGGACCCTTGAACCCATGGCTGTCCACTGGGAAATGGGGAGTACCAGCTTCAAAATGGCCCATGGTACAGACTCAGGAAACAGGCAGAAGGGTGGGGTCTTTATTCCATCTGCCGAGTTGCCGTTGCTCACAGCTGTTGGTGCTAAGCATTCAACTGGGCTTAGCTCCACATCCTCTTTTAAAATGATGGCATTTCCCCCTATGAAGGAGACCCGACCATTTGGCACTGAATCTGACACTAGCTCTGTCTTTTCTGAAGCCATACACTACAGGTCACAGGAAGGCACTAGTGTTATGGAATTATCTGTCAGCACTACTGATTTGGGGGAGCAGTCCATGAGTACAGCATCGGGCATTTCTAGGGATCCTGCCCGAAGTACTAGTAGAACAAACAATGTGGTGACAGATTTGCCTGTAAGCCACGCATCCTTTGGGCCAAGGATCGCCACCATCCCCTCACAGGTGTTTGTAGGCAATCCGTCCACACCTGTCCCGCTGCAGGAGTTTCAGGTGGAGGGGACCCCCAGGAGGCCGCGGGCTAATGCACCGGTCCTGCTGGCCAAGCGATCAGTAAAACCCAGACAGGACAGGTCACGAGCGGATCTGTCGACCAACCCAGCCTATCCCCAGAGAGCAACTACTTCCACCTCTCAGCTACCGCCCGCCATTTCCATGATGATagccagagagaaagacactCCAAAGACTTGGTTGAGTGATGACACTGGGCAGTTGCGTGGTCTGCCCACACCTGCAGTTCGCCCAACCTCCTCGCCTGACCCGGAACTCGAGGCACTTTTCCGCAAGACCGCTAACAATGATGTAGTGGGCTCAG cagttCCACTGGGACAAGATGCAGGGATACACTTCCGGAGCGGGGATCCTGAAGGGTCACATGACTCAAACACACTTGCCTATATAATGGCACCAGTGTGTGGAGGACTACTGTTCATATCTGCCATCTACTGTCTCAGACGACAGAag CAATGTAAAAAGCCTGTTCTGgcccaggcacacagcacagaacctTCA GTTGGCTTCATGCAGCACAGCCTAGAGCCGCAAGACTGTCACTCAATGACAGCCAT gactGAAATCGTCGTGCAGTAG